A window of the Lactuca sativa cultivar Salinas chromosome 7, Lsat_Salinas_v11, whole genome shotgun sequence genome harbors these coding sequences:
- the LOC128127107 gene encoding uncharacterized protein LOC128127107: protein MEFKSNNISEDNNNNHGWQKVTYAKKNRKNQPKQQVPQPKALPNGSVVAGNDNVFTAIEKKSEERRKVIEAQRLSIYDPAPPPVKSSRKKNYSDYEDNDEEVANGVAGNDDVEEKKKKPNKVKKPKVTIAEAAEKIDVDDLASFLLEVTTSFEAQQDFEI from the exons ATGGAGTTCAAATCCAACAATATTTCTGaagacaacaacaacaatcacggATGGCAGAAGGTTACTTACGCTAAGAAGAACAGGAAGAATCAGCCTAAGCAGCAGGTGCCTCAACCAAAGGCGCTTCCAAACGGATCCGTTGTCGCTGGTAATGATAATGTCTTCACTGCTATTGAGAAGAAATCGGAGGAGCGTAGGAAGGTTATAGAAGCACAGAGATTGTCGATTTATGATCCTGCTCCTCCTCCGGTTAAATCGTCAAGGAAGAAGAACTACTCCGATTATGAGGACAACGATGAAGAGGTTGCCAATGGTGTGGCTGGGAATGATGATgttgaggagaagaagaagaaaccgaATAAAGTAAAGAAACCTAAGGTCACAATTGCGGAAGCGGCGGAGAAGATCGATGTCGACGACCTGGCTAGTTTTCTGTTGGAGGTGACG ACTTCATTCGAGGCACAGCAAGATTTTGAAATCTGA